The DNA segment CCCGATGTCGTCGGCCGCATCGATCTCCACCAGTACGATCGGGAGGTCGCCCGAGATCCCGTGTACCCAGAGCGCCGCCACGCCCTCCTTGCGCCGCGCCAGCACGCCCACCGGCGCCCGCAACGCCCGATCCGCATACAGAATGGAGCCGCCGAGCGTCTGGAAAAGATGCGCCTCGTCGGGCCCGATCCCCAGATGGTGCAGCTGCACCTGCGCCTGCGTCCAGGCGAGCGTCGCCACCCGTTCGAAGGTCGTCACGTCATGGTACTTGTCCGCCAGATCGAGCACCGCGTTCCGCGACGGCGCCACCAGAGTGGCGAACGCCACGCGCACCGTCTTCCCGGGGCGCACGCGGACCCGGCGCCGGAGGCTGACGATCGGATCGAGCACCGAGCCGACCGTGTTCGAGAGTTCGCGGTCGTCCGTCTCCGCGCTCGGCGCCCGCACGTTGCGCCCCCGCCCCAGGAATTGCGCGCGATCGGTCTCCCATTCCAGATCGGCGATCGTCTCGCCCTCCACCGCGATGACGTGCGCCAGCCAGATCTCGGCTTCTTCCGGCGACCGGCGGCGGCGCGTGGCGAGCAGGGCGTCTCGCTCGGGCACGATCTCGGTCTGGACGAACAGATTCGAGAACGCCGGGTGGCTGGCGTCCGCCGCCGCCGGCGCGAGCACCACTTCGGCGTATGACGTGACCTCGATTTCACGCGTCCGCGCGCCGTGGTTCGTGAGCGAGACCCGGCGCACTTCGGCATCGTCCTCCGACGACACGATCACTTCGAGGCACGTTCCGATCGCGCCGTCGCGGCGGTTGAATTCCGCGCGGTCCTCGGTGAACGACACGTCATAGCTCTCCGGCGCTTGCCCGCTCGGCTGGAACCCCGCCGACCAGCGCTCCCCGGTGGACACGTCGCGCAGCAGGATGTACGACCCGGTGTTGTCGCTGGTCGCATCCTCGCGCCACCGCGTGATCGCCAGATCCCGCCAGCGGCTGTACCCCGATCCGGACGCCGTGAGCATCACGGCATAACGCCCGTTGGACAGGAGTTGGGTGCGCGGCGTCGCGCTGTGCGGGGACGAGAAATGGCGGATGTGCGGCGGGATCAGCTCGCGCACGTTCCCCGCCATGCCGACGGTGTCCAACCGCGGCCGCGCCACCGCAACGTCGCGCGGCGTCCGCTCCTGCAACAGCAGTTCGCTCGCCCGCACGATGGGTTCCGCGTGAAAACGCGCGCGCATCGCGCCGCCGTGCAGCACATTCGCGATCGACACGATCGCCATGCCCTGATGATGGGCCATGTACATGCGCACCACTTCTCGCGACTTGCCCGCCGGCAGGCGCGCCGGCGTGTAGTCCACCGATTCATAGAACCCGTACTGCCCGTCGGCTCCCACGGCGGCGAGCGCGCGAAGGTTTCGCGCCGCGTCCAGCGGAGCGACCATCGCCGCCAGGGCGGAAGCATACGGCGCGATCACCACGTCGTCGGCGAGACCGCGCCGGAGGCCGAGGCCGGGCACGCCGAAGTTCGAATACTGGAACGTCATCGCGAGATCCCGCAGATAGTAGCCGGACTCCGAGATGCCCCACGGCACGCCGCGCTCTCCCCCGTAGTCGATCTGGCGCTGCACCACGAGCCGGCAGGTCTGCTCCAGTAGGCTTCCCACCGGCGAGCGCATGATCAGGAGCGGCATGAGGTATTCGAACATCGACCCCGACCACGAGAGCAACACCGAGTCCTTCCCCACCGGGGTGAGCGGGCGGCCGAGCCGGAACCAGTGGCGCACCGGCACGTCCCCCTTCGCGATGGCGATGAAGCTCAAGAGCCGTGCCTCCGACGCCAGCAGATCATAGCGTCCCGTATCGAGGCTCCCGTCCGCCATCCGGTAGCCGATGGCGAACAGCATCCGCGCCGGATCGAACAGGAACCCGAACTCCATCGCCGTGGCCATCGCGCGCGCTTCGGTGGCGAGGTGCGTCAGCCGACGCGTCAGCGCCACGGCGGCGGCGGCGGAGCGCTCGAGACCCGCGGCGAGCCCGTCGATGTTCCGGAGTCGCATGTCCTTCGCCGTCCCGCTCTCCGCGACCCCCGCCCGGATCTCGGCGAGTTCACGGAGCGCCGCTTCGCAACGGCTGGGCATCTCGGCCAATGACGGCGTCGGCGTCAATCGAGCGATGACCGACGCCGCCGCTTCGTCGATCCGCAACCTGGTCCAGGGGATGAGCGTATCCAGGTCGCGCGCGTGCGTCTGCACCGCCCCACGCAGCGCATTCGCGCCCGCGAGCACCGGCGACCACGGCTTTCCCGCCTCCTTGTCGCCCACGTCCTGCGCGCAGTTCGAAACCGTCCGCGCCGCCGCATCGAGTTCGGTCAGTCGCTCCGCCCACTCAGCCGGCGTGCCCGGCGGCTGGGCGATCACTGCCAGCACCACGTCGAGCGCGCCCTGTAGCCGGCGCCGCTCGGCCACCGCGGCGCTCCGGTCGTTCGCGGTGTCGCGTGTCACTTGCTGCAGGAGGAGGGCGGCATCGGCGATGCCCGACAGGGCCGGCGGTCCGGGCGCCACCTGCTCGATCATTTCCCGACATGCATTGGCCAGCGTGAGGAGCGCGCCGGCAAGATTGCCGCTGTCCACCGAGGAGACGTACCGCGGCTCCAGGGGACGGCCGTCCCGGACATCGTACCAATTATATAGATGCCCGCGATGATGCTCGAGCTCCGCCACCGTGCGCAACGTCGCGTCGATCCGATCCACCGCGTCGAGCGTCCCCACCCATCCAAAATCCCGGGCCGCCACCACCGAGAGCAGGTACACCCCGATGTTGGTGGGCGACGTCCGCTCGGCGATCACCGGGTGCGGCGTCTCCTGGAAATTGTCCGGTGGCAGCCACCGGCTCTCCGCCGTCACGAACGTCGTGAAGTATTCCCACGTGCGTCGGGCGATGAGGCGCAGCGCCCGTGCTTCGTCCGCCGACAGCGGCGCGGTGTAAGGCGCCGTCCCCGGCCGGCTCACCCGGCGCGCGATGGCGGGCGCGAACCCCCACAGCGCCACGATCGGCAACGCCACCGGCCATGCGGCCGGGTGCCACCACGCCACCGCCGCCGCCGCGATCGCCGAGAGCCCGACGCCACCGGCCATGCGGCGATAGAACCCCGCCGTCGTGCGCGGCACGCGCGACTCGGCGTGCACCATCGTCTTCCACTCCAGCATCCGCCCATGCGTCAGATAGACGCGCACCAGCGTTCGGATCACGGCGTCGGCCATCAGCCACGCCTGGAACGCCATCGTCGTGATCGTGAACGCCATCTGGCCCGCGGCATCGCGAAAGTCACGGCTCACCGCGCGCAGATGGCTCCGCTTGGAGATGCCCGGAGCGTGGGGCCACACGCCGGCCAATGCCGGCAGCAGCAGCGGCACCGCCACCGTGGTCAGGACGAACGCCGTCCAGAGCGCGGGCGATGACCCGGGCCACGCCCATCCCACCACCAGGGTGAGGAATGCCGCCGGCATCGACAGCGTGCGCCGGAGATTGTCGATCATCTTCCAGCGATGGATCGGGGAGAGGCGCTCGCGCAGGATCCACGGAAGCAGTTGCCAGTCCCCGCGCGCCCAGCGGTGCTGGCGTGCCGCCGCCGTCAGATAGTTCGCCGGCGCGCTTTCGAACAGCTCGACGTCGGTCACCAGCCCGGCCCGCGCGAACACCCCTTCGAAGAGGTCGTGACTCAGCAGCGTGTTGTCCGGCACCCGTCCGGCCAGCGCCGCCTCGAACCCGTCGATGTCGTAGATGCCCTTGCCGGTGTACGATCCCTCGTTGAACAGATCCTGATAGACGTCCGACACGGCCGACGCGTACGGATCGATCCCCGACACCCCCGAGTACAGCCGCTGCAGCAGCGAGCCCGCGCGACCCGGGAGCGGCTGCGACACGCGCGGCTGCAGCACCGCGTAGCCTTCCACCACGCGCTGCGTCAGGACATCGAGCCGCGGGCGGTTGAGCGGATGGGCCATCGTCCCGACGAGCCGGTTGACGGCGCCCATCGGAAGCCGGGTGTCGGCGTCCAGCGTCAGCACGTAGCGCACCCCGGTCGGCCCGCTCGCCGCCAGGAACGTCGTATCCGTGGCGCCCCGCAGCAGAAGGTTCAACTCGTGGAGCTTGCCGCGCTTGCGTTCCCAGCCCATCCACACGCCTTCGCACGAGTTCCACGCTCGGCGACGGTGAAAGACGAAGAACCGCGCGCCCCCGTCCGGCGCCGGTCCATGGCGGGCGTTCAGCCGCGCGATGCCGTCGCGCGCCGCAGCGACGATCTCCTCATCCCCCGGCATGTGTTCGGCAGGCGCATCCGGCCCATCGGATACCAGCGCGAATCGCACGTCGCCGTCGGCGTTCGCCAGATAA comes from the Gemmatimonadaceae bacterium genome and includes:
- a CDS encoding glucoamylase family protein gives rise to the protein MRLTLPLFFPSLPPLEEPIRAELFGIERMEEHARSLAAAQKVTTGLEPKRPLLPRVDDNGRVLRDASRSIAESVREQRWIAPAAEWLLDNFFIVDAQLRGIREDLPVGFYRELPALADGPLAGFPRVYGIAWAFVAHTDSRFDPDTLRRFVRAYQQVQPLTIGELWAVTISLRVMLVENLRRLADAMVRGREARREADDLADELLGVNGRDARSVATVMSRADSPRLVTAFAVELAQRLRDQDPAVTPALAWLHQRLAAQGTTADEIALREHQRLAAMTVTVRNIVTSMRLMSALDWTAFFESVSLVDEALRAGSDFAAMDFASRDSYRHAIEALSRGSGRTELDIVGEALARSGEARGRPPDAAAGGNDRRADPGFHLLGGGRQEFERAMGYRPPLRLRLRRAFIAAATPGYLGSLAVVTAASLAVPLLMAAAAAMPAAGLWVLGVLALIPASDLAVALVNRFVTTVVAPDLLPRLEWAAGVPAEFRTMVAVPTLFGGRADVEAQVARLEIHYLANADGDVRFALVSDGPDAPAEHMPGDEEIVAAARDGIARLNARHGPAPDGGARFFVFHRRRAWNSCEGVWMGWERKRGKLHELNLLLRGATDTTFLAASGPTGVRYVLTLDADTRLPMGAVNRLVGTMAHPLNRPRLDVLTQRVVEGYAVLQPRVSQPLPGRAGSLLQRLYSGVSGIDPYASAVSDVYQDLFNEGSYTGKGIYDIDGFEAALAGRVPDNTLLSHDLFEGVFARAGLVTDVELFESAPANYLTAAARQHRWARGDWQLLPWILRERLSPIHRWKMIDNLRRTLSMPAAFLTLVVGWAWPGSSPALWTAFVLTTVAVPLLLPALAGVWPHAPGISKRSHLRAVSRDFRDAAGQMAFTITTMAFQAWLMADAVIRTLVRVYLTHGRMLEWKTMVHAESRVPRTTAGFYRRMAGGVGLSAIAAAAVAWWHPAAWPVALPIVALWGFAPAIARRVSRPGTAPYTAPLSADEARALRLIARRTWEYFTTFVTAESRWLPPDNFQETPHPVIAERTSPTNIGVYLLSVVAARDFGWVGTLDAVDRIDATLRTVAELEHHRGHLYNWYDVRDGRPLEPRYVSSVDSGNLAGALLTLANACREMIEQVAPGPPALSGIADAALLLQQVTRDTANDRSAAVAERRRLQGALDVVLAVIAQPPGTPAEWAERLTELDAAARTVSNCAQDVGDKEAGKPWSPVLAGANALRGAVQTHARDLDTLIPWTRLRIDEAAASVIARLTPTPSLAEMPSRCEAALRELAEIRAGVAESGTAKDMRLRNIDGLAAGLERSAAAAVALTRRLTHLATEARAMATAMEFGFLFDPARMLFAIGYRMADGSLDTGRYDLLASEARLLSFIAIAKGDVPVRHWFRLGRPLTPVGKDSVLLSWSGSMFEYLMPLLIMRSPVGSLLEQTCRLVVQRQIDYGGERGVPWGISESGYYLRDLAMTFQYSNFGVPGLGLRRGLADDVVIAPYASALAAMVAPLDAARNLRALAAVGADGQYGFYESVDYTPARLPAGKSREVVRMYMAHHQGMAIVSIANVLHGGAMRARFHAEPIVRASELLLQERTPRDVAVARPRLDTVGMAGNVRELIPPHIRHFSSPHSATPRTQLLSNGRYAVMLTASGSGYSRWRDLAITRWREDATSDNTGSYILLRDVSTGERWSAGFQPSGQAPESYDVSFTEDRAEFNRRDGAIGTCLEVIVSSEDDAEVRRVSLTNHGARTREIEVTSYAEVVLAPAAADASHPAFSNLFVQTEIVPERDALLATRRRRSPEEAEIWLAHVIAVEGETIADLEWETDRAQFLGRGRNVRAPSAETDDRELSNTVGSVLDPIVSLRRRVRVRPGKTVRVAFATLVAPSRNAVLDLADKYHDVTTFERVATLAWTQAQVQLHHLGIGPDEAHLFQTLGGSILYADRALRAPVGVLARRKEGVAALWVHGISGDLPIVLVEIDAADDIG